Proteins from a genomic interval of Amphiura filiformis chromosome 9, Afil_fr2py, whole genome shotgun sequence:
- the LOC140160723 gene encoding high mobility group protein DSP1-like, translating into MGKAAYDPKKPKGRLSAYAFFVQTCREEHRTKHPGQTVEFAPFSRKCAERWRGMGDKEKKRFQEFAEEDKNRFKREMAGYKPPAGEKVGKTGKKKKDPNAPKRNLSAFFLFSNDHRAEVRAAHPEYGVGQVAKELAEQWKVISPSAKAKYDKESQEGKKRYEKAKAIYKEAKELKEKLENDAMEAYKAKLKNKKPETSSSSSSSSSSSSSEDSDSD; encoded by the exons ATGGGTAAAGCTGCTTATGATCCCAAGAAGCCGAAGGGCCGTTTGTCTGCATACGCTTTTTTTGTACAGACTTGCCGTGAGGAGCACAGGACAAAACATCCAGGGCAAACCGTGGAGTTTGCTCCGTTCTCCAGGAAGTGTGCCGAAAGGTGGAGG GGCATGGGCGATAAGGAAAAGAAGAGGTTCCAGGAGTTTGCCGAGGAGGACAAGAACCGCTTCAAGAGGGAGATGGCAGGCTACAAGCCACCCGCTGGAGAAAAGGTCGGCAAAACCGGCAAGAAAAAGAAGGATCCTAATGCACCCAAACGTAATCT GTCTGCGTTCTTCTTGTTCAGCAATGACCATAGGGCCGAGGTGAGAGCAGCTCATCCAGAATATGGTGTAGGACAGGTAGCCAAGGAGCTTGCAGAACAGTGGAAGGTTATATCTCCCAGTGCAAAAGCCAAGTACGACAAAGAATCACAGGAAGGCAAAAAGCGATATGAAAAG GCTAAGGCAATTTACAAGGAAGCAAAGGAACTGAAAGAGAAGTTAGAGAACGAT GCGATGGAAGCATACAAAGCCAAATTGAAGAACAAGAAGCCGGAAACCAGCTCATCCTCGTCATCGTCAAGTTCATCAAGCTCCAGtgaagatagtgatagtgattaG